A single region of the Nomia melanderi isolate GNS246 chromosome 12, iyNomMela1, whole genome shotgun sequence genome encodes:
- the RpL8 gene encoding ribosomal protein L8: MGRVIRAQRKGAGSVFRSHTKRRKGAPKLRSLDYSERHGYIKGVVKDILHDPGRGAPLAVVHFRDPYKFKTRKELFIAPEGMYTGQFLYCGKKANLQIGNVMPVGQMPEGTIVCNLEEKTGDRGRLARASGNYATVIAHNPDTKKTRVKLPSGAKKVIPSNNRAMVGIVAGGGRIDKPILKAGRAYHKYKAKRNCWPKVRGVAMNPVEHPHGGGNHQHIGKASTVKRGTSAGRKIGLIAARRTGRIRGGKTDTKKDD, from the exons ATGGGTCGAGTAATTCGTGCTCAGCGTAAGGGTGCTGGGTCTGTCTTTAGATCCCACACGAAAAGAAGAAAGGGAGCACCTAAACTTCGTTCTCTGGATTATTCTGAAAGGCATGGGTATATCAAGGGTGTTGTGAAG GATATTCTTCATGACCCTGGTCGTGGAGCACCTTTAGCTGTTGTTCATTTCCGTGACCCCTACAAGTTTAAGACgcgtaaagaattatttattgccCCTGAAGGAATGTACACTGGACAATTTCTTTATTGTGGAAAGAaag CAAATCTTCAGATTGGAAACGTGATGCCTGTTGGTCAGATGCCCGAAGGTACCATTGTTTGTAATTTGGAAGAAAAGACTGGTGATAGAGGCAGATTGGCTAGGGCGTCTGGAAATTATGCTACAGTTATAGCCCACAATCCTGATACAAAGAAAACTAGAGTGAAACTTCCATCTGGAGCTAAGAAGGTCATTCCATCCAACAACAGAGCAATGGTTGGCATTGTTGCTGGTGGTGGAAGAATTGACAAGCCAATTCTTAAAGCTGGTCGTGCTTATCACAAATACAAGGCAAAGAGGAATTGCTGGCCCAAG gtTCGTGGTGTTGCTATGAACCCTGTTGAGCATCCCCACGGTGGTGGTAACCATCAACATATTGGTAAAGCATCCACAGTTAAACGTGGAACAAGCGCTGGTCGTAAGATTGGTCTTATTGCTGCGCGTCGTACCGGAAGAATCAGAGGAGGAAAAACCGACACCAAGAAAGACGATTAG
- the LOC116426177 gene encoding proline-, glutamic acid- and leucine-rich protein 1: protein MATIMELINFYDHSSKEYEQLLQDLICSNGDIPFNIEEVDEAQSVIISTINNYLNRAHTRYNGLVILDKSLSQCSKDILLKYSILWMSKATQVLESIHSVPQELNISCKVLGQLIIQTKEIPEIQKQVSMQNVKQLVNAIGNLDSEKHCGSVYYLIAVLLHQYPEVCERFQVTLKSLILPQIDSTQENVVNSSARCYALLAKATERSFKPPVSKPTYTGWLYHQALICNNLHTIMDILFSNLIELQNVRIWDKLDLPNISEENIIQFYFKQKRRFLNLCSYLSCMLRGFDKKNSVLPNEILKVLCRGLAIQPSNLKKQNSVKEQMLYLILPQLHIALFNVLDALINGFKEQLIPFGSTILQLFLQSLQWTETVLKDKITLSGDKPFKNVRISVYKCLTSWLVNTNSLSGIETIADEYLPSMLKDIVPEKDCVLLTIQKTHNLSKRALKRLRDSQYEKGTYLGNGLTSSKEYYLDTDICKGSLTVLQNIFFNGGTCLKQTFFKTIQNMIIPLLYDCYLSSVEQKFYKENSDCRLQLLRLLRALQINPHCSVPLPTQYSLQIFEMALHDTNLNITQEAKIALAELDKIVHPHAPSIQLTQVEIIQKEFVAENRSAEHRETEDTYSVDTENVVIQDTVSVDAENVIVQDTELSSNTNNEGNSHPEENILDEDMIPSSNKRLKIVDLHLDKSVKSTLKTSDININENISDDLQSEQINAKLFNKLTVQENRIENEELMEIPDKSLDEAEMELILKDTAKSIDSEMKSTSPILSKETDDSQLNKIDPSGNDHQNQQNNLDMIEVSQEHLSIESEKEEEILQLFQDVPKNDV from the exons atggCAACaataatggaattaattaatttttatgaccACAGTTCAAAGGAATACGAGCAACTGTTACAGGACTTAATATGTTCTAATGGAGATATACCATTTAATATAGAAGAA gtTGACGAAGCACAAAGTGTAATTATATcaactattaataattacttaaatcGAGCTCACACAAGATATAACGGTTTAGTAATTTTAGATAAGAGTTTGTCACAATGTTCAAAagatatacttttaaaatatagcATCCTATGGATGTCAAAAGCCACACAAGTATTAGAAAGTATTCATAGTGTTCCACAAGAGTTGAATATCTCTTGCAAAGTGCTTGgacaattaattatacaaacaaAGGAGATTCCTGAAATACAGAAACAAGTATCTATGCAAAATGTGAAACAACTTGTAAATGCTATTGGGAATTTAGATTCAGAAAAACATTGTGGTtcagtatattatttaattgccGTGTTATTACATCAATATCCTGAAGTATGTGAGCGTTTCCAA GTAACTTTGAAAAGTCTAATACTACCACAAATTGATTCCACTCAAGAAAATGTAGTTAATTCTAGTGCAAGATGTTATGCGCTTTTAGCTAAAGCTACAGAACGTTCATTTAAACCACCAGTTTCAAAGCCCACTTATACTGGATGGTTATATCACCAAGCgcttatttgtaataatttacatACTATAATGGAcatattgttttctaatttGATAGAACTACAAAATGTAAGAATTTGGGATAAATTAGATTTACCGAATATatctgaagaaaatattattcaattttacttCAAACAAAAGCGAAGATTTTTAAATCTGTGTTCTTatttatcttgtatgttacg tggATTTGATAAAAAGAATTCAGTATTACCCAATGagattttgaaagttttatgtagAGGATTAGCAATACAACCTTCAAatctaaaaaaacaaaattctgttaAAGAACAAATGTTGTATCTTATATTACCACAGTTGCACATTGCTTTGTTTAATGTGTTGGATGCATTAATAAATGG ATTCAAGGAGCAGTTAATACCGTTTGGGTcaacaatattacaattatttcttcAATCATTACAATGGACTGAAACAgttttaaaagataaaataaccCTGAGTGGTGATAAACCATTCAAAAATGTACGAATATCTGTTTATAAGTGTCTTACATCTTGGCTAGTGAATACTAACTCACTGTCAGGTATAGAGACAATTGCTGATGAATATCTTCCTTCTATGTTAAAAGATATTGTACCAGAAAAAGATTGTGTTTTATTAACT ATACAAAAAACTCACAATTTATCAAAAAGAGCATTGAAACGTCTTCGAGATAGTCAATATGAGAAAGGTACATATTTAGGTAATGGATTGACGTCCagcaaagaatattatttagacACAGATATATGTAAAGGGTCTCTTACTGTgttgcaaaatatatttttcaatggtGGAACTTGTTTGaagcaaacattttttaaa ACAATACAAAATATGATAATACCTCTTTTATATGACTGTTACTTGAGTTCTGTAGAGcagaaattttataaagaaaattctgATTGCCGTTTGCAATTACTAAGACTTTTGAGAGCTTTACAAATTAATCCGCATTGTTCAGTGCCTTTGCCTACACAATATtctttacaaatatttgaaatggctTTACACGACACTAACTTGAACATTACGCAAGAAGCAAAAATTGCATTAGCAGAATTAGATAAAATTGTACATCCCCATGCGCCATCCATACAATTAACTCAAGTAGA aataatACAGAAGGAATTTGTTGCTGAAAATCGAAGTGCAGAGCATAGAGAGACAGAAGATACATATTCAGTTGATACTGAAAATGTGGTAATTCAAGATACAGTTTCAGTCGATGCTGAAAATGTGATAGTCCAAGATACAGAACTATCATCAAATACAAACAATGAAGGAAATTCTCATCCcgaggaaaatattttagatGAAGATATGATACCATCttcaaataaaagattaaaaatagtAGATTTACATCTAGATAAATCAGTTAAATCTACTCTAAAAACTagtgatataaatattaatgaaaatatttcagatgACTTACAGTCAGAACAAATCaatgcaaaattatttaataaacttacagtacaagaaaatagaatagaaaatgaAGAACTCATGGAAATTCCAGATAAATCATTAGACGAGGCTGAAATGGAGCTAATTTTAAAGGATACAGCAAAAAGTATAGATAGTGAAATGAAATCAACATCACCAATTCTCAGTAAAGAAACTGATGAttctcaattaaataaaatagatccCTCTGGAAATGATCACCAAAATCAACAAAACAATCTTGATATGATAGAAGTCTCTCAAGAACATTTATCGATAGAGAgtgaaaaggaagaagaaatttTACAGTTGTTTCAGGATGTACCAAAAAATGATGTTTGA